In Halobaculum limi, one DNA window encodes the following:
- a CDS encoding adenosylhomocysteinase, with amino-acid sequence MSTQTYPPVTDHLDDPESAAEEGRRKMDWALQHMPILAHLREEFEADKPFEGQTIGMAMHVEAKTANLVELLADGGAEVAITGCNPLSTHDDVSAALDTHDNITSYAVRGVDDDDYYAAIESVISHDPTITVDDGMDMVAAIHEDYPELIDSIIGGAEETTTGVHRLRAMDADGELKYPVFAVNDTPMKRLFDNVHGTGEASLATIAMTTNLSFAGKDVVVGGFGYCGKGVAKKAAGQNANVIVCEVDSRKALEAHMEGYDVMPMAEAAKQGDVFITTTGNRDVITAEHFEQMQDGVLLANAGHFDVEINLDQLDDLAVDRYEARDGVEAYEMADGRRLNVLAEGRLVNLAAPIALGHPVEVMDQSFGIQAVCVRELVENGDAYDAGVHEVPDELDREVAEVKLAAEGVEFDDLSDDQREYMGSWQHGT; translated from the coding sequence ATGAGCACGCAGACGTATCCGCCGGTCACCGACCACCTCGACGACCCCGAATCCGCCGCCGAGGAGGGTCGCCGCAAGATGGACTGGGCGCTCCAGCACATGCCCATCCTCGCGCACCTCCGCGAGGAGTTCGAGGCCGACAAGCCGTTCGAAGGGCAGACCATCGGGATGGCGATGCACGTCGAGGCGAAGACGGCGAACCTCGTCGAACTCCTCGCCGACGGCGGCGCGGAGGTCGCCATCACCGGCTGTAACCCCCTCTCGACGCACGACGACGTGAGCGCCGCCCTCGACACCCACGACAACATCACCTCCTACGCGGTGCGCGGCGTCGACGACGACGACTACTACGCCGCCATCGAGTCGGTCATCAGCCACGACCCGACCATCACCGTCGACGACGGGATGGACATGGTCGCGGCCATCCACGAGGACTATCCCGAACTCATCGACTCCATCATCGGCGGCGCCGAGGAGACCACTACGGGCGTCCACCGCCTCCGCGCGATGGACGCCGACGGCGAACTGAAGTACCCCGTCTTCGCCGTCAATGACACGCCGATGAAGCGCCTGTTCGACAACGTCCACGGGACGGGCGAGGCGTCGCTCGCCACCATCGCGATGACGACGAACCTCTCGTTCGCCGGGAAAGACGTCGTCGTCGGCGGCTTCGGCTACTGCGGCAAGGGCGTCGCGAAGAAGGCCGCCGGGCAGAACGCGAACGTCATCGTCTGTGAGGTCGACTCCCGCAAGGCGCTCGAAGCCCATATGGAAGGGTACGACGTGATGCCGATGGCCGAGGCCGCAAAGCAGGGCGACGTGTTCATCACGACGACGGGTAACCGCGACGTGATCACGGCCGAGCACTTCGAACAGATGCAGGACGGCGTCCTCCTCGCCAATGCCGGCCACTTCGACGTGGAGATCAACCTCGACCAACTGGACGACCTGGCCGTCGACCGCTACGAGGCCCGCGACGGCGTCGAGGCGTACGAGATGGCAGACGGCCGTCGCCTGAACGTCCTCGCCGAGGGTCGTCTGGTCAACCTCGCCGCGCCCATCGCGCTTGGCCACCCGGTCGAAGTGATGGACCAGTCGTTCGGCATCCAGGCCGTCTGTGTCCGCGAACTCGTCGAGAACGGCGACGCCTACGACGCGGGCGTCCACGAGGTCCCCGACGAACTCGACCGGGAGGTCGCCGAGGTGAAACTCGCTGCCGAGGGCGTCGAGTTCGACGACCTCAGCGACGACCAGCGCGAGTACATGGGGTCGTGGCAGCACGGGACGTAA
- a CDS encoding nucleoside recognition protein — translation MESFGVAVVDGLLPALVDSLPLVVDALGRVARIAVYIALGVFLANVAVEFGLVERIAGFSRYLTGPANLPGEVGTAIVTTAASTTAGYGMLADFRESGRLSDRGTLIAVTINTFFGFVQHLFTFYIPVIIPILGRETGVLYVGTRGAIALAITLTGVLGGALLLRGDSWAASDAADGRTEDATTDGGATSDAAADDASDDPDPTLRDRLEAAAASTWSKLKRIVPRLALVYTLVTVLVARADLRALSEVAGPLADVAGLPAAVVPAIVVFVFDTTAGAAAFAPLIGTTLTPEQAVAGMLVGGIVSFAFSTFKRSIPFQYGIWGPAFGSKVVALNTALKVVFIGVALVVFLV, via the coding sequence ATGGAGTCGTTCGGCGTCGCCGTCGTCGATGGCCTGCTCCCGGCGCTCGTGGACTCGCTCCCACTCGTCGTCGACGCTCTCGGCCGCGTCGCCCGCATCGCCGTCTACATCGCGCTCGGCGTGTTCCTCGCCAACGTCGCCGTCGAGTTCGGCCTCGTCGAGCGTATCGCGGGCTTCTCGCGGTACCTCACCGGCCCGGCGAACCTCCCGGGCGAAGTCGGCACGGCCATCGTCACCACGGCGGCGTCGACCACTGCCGGCTACGGAATGCTCGCGGACTTCCGCGAGTCCGGCCGCCTCTCCGACCGGGGGACGCTCATCGCCGTCACCATCAACACGTTCTTCGGATTCGTCCAGCACCTGTTCACGTTCTACATTCCCGTGATCATCCCCATCCTCGGGCGGGAGACGGGCGTGCTGTACGTCGGCACGCGCGGGGCCATCGCGCTCGCCATCACCCTCACGGGTGTCCTCGGCGGAGCGCTCCTCCTGCGCGGGGACTCGTGGGCGGCGAGCGACGCCGCCGACGGGCGGACCGAGGACGCGACGACCGACGGCGGCGCGACCAGCGATGCCGCGGCAGACGACGCGAGCGACGACCCCGACCCAACTCTCCGCGACCGCCTCGAGGCGGCGGCCGCGTCAACGTGGTCGAAACTGAAGCGCATCGTCCCGCGTCTCGCACTCGTCTACACCCTCGTCACGGTCCTCGTCGCCCGCGCCGACCTCCGGGCGCTCTCAGAGGTGGCGGGACCGCTGGCGGACGTGGCCGGCCTCCCGGCCGCCGTCGTCCCCGCCATCGTCGTGTTCGTGTTCGACACGACGGCGGGCGCAGCGGCGTTCGCACCGCTCATCGGGACGACGCTCACGCCGGAGCAGGCGGTCGCAGGGATGCTCGTCGGCGGTATCGTCTCCTTTGCGTTCTCGACGTTCAAGCGCTCGATCCCGTTCCAGTACGGCATCTGGGGCCCGGCGTTCGGGTCGAAGGTGGTCGCGTTGAACACCGCGCTGAAGGTGGTGTTCATCGGCGTGGCGCTGGTGGTGTTTCTGGTGTGA
- the thpR gene encoding RNA 2',3'-cyclic phosphodiesterase: MPRLFVSVDLPDRLADAVGEIQEPLRDVESLRFTDPAQAHCTLKFLGDVDDSRVDDVVEALETAVDSVGRSPTSSRTQSGNDDGVGPFEAEVGGLGAFPSREYISVVWAGFRDGSAELTTLAEAIDRETVELGFDPADHAFTPHVTLARMDDARGKARVQEYLDSDPTVGRFEVRDVRLTESTLTREGPRYETRARVSL; the protein is encoded by the coding sequence ATGCCGCGACTGTTCGTCTCGGTCGACCTGCCCGACCGCCTCGCGGACGCCGTCGGCGAGATACAGGAACCGCTCCGCGACGTCGAGAGCCTCAGGTTCACCGATCCGGCACAGGCGCACTGCACGCTGAAGTTCCTCGGCGACGTCGACGACTCCCGCGTCGACGACGTGGTCGAGGCGCTCGAAACCGCCGTCGACAGCGTGGGGCGCAGTCCCACGAGCAGCCGGACGCAGTCCGGCAACGACGACGGTGTGGGGCCGTTCGAGGCCGAAGTCGGCGGCCTCGGTGCGTTTCCTTCCCGCGAGTACATCAGCGTCGTCTGGGCCGGGTTCCGCGACGGGAGCGCCGAACTGACGACGCTCGCGGAGGCCATCGACCGCGAGACGGTCGAACTGGGTTTCGACCCCGCAGACCACGCGTTCACGCCCCACGTCACGCTCGCGCGAATGGACGACGCCCGGGGGAAAGCCCGCGTTCAAGAGTATCTCGACAGCGACCCCACCGTCGGGCGGTTCGAGGTGCGCGACGTTCGCCTCACCGAGTCGACGCTGACCCGGGAGGGGCCGCGCTACGAGACCCGGGCGCGGGTGTCGCTGTAG
- a CDS encoding amidohydrolase, whose product MTDTLAVTDGRVLTPNLDVVEADVLVDADAGEILDVAPDLAGDADETLDASGSLVMPGLVNAHCHAAMTLLRGYADDEPLETWLRDHVWPVEGELTPGDIRVGTELGLVEMIRSGVTAFADMYFAVDEVAAAVEQAGIRARLGHGVVTVGKDDEAASADLDESFDVAERLDGAADGRIRTAVMPHSLTTVGDDLLRETADRAADAEIPIHFHLNETEDEVTPIVEDHGVRPSEHADDLGLLSDTAFVAHGVHTDETEIELLADRGTAVVHCPASNMKLASGMAPVQAMLDAGVPVALGTDGAASNNDLDIFDEMRDAAMIGKLAADDASAVSAETAVRMATEGGAQALGFDAGRIEAGAAADLAIIDLDAPHLTPEHDLVSHLAYAVRGSDVRHTVCDGQVVMRDRDVLGFDEEAVRERAQEHAEAVVGRAED is encoded by the coding sequence ATGACCGACACACTCGCCGTCACCGACGGCCGCGTGCTCACGCCCAACCTCGACGTGGTCGAGGCGGACGTCCTCGTCGACGCCGATGCGGGCGAGATTCTCGACGTCGCGCCGGACCTCGCGGGCGACGCCGACGAGACGCTCGACGCCTCCGGGTCGCTCGTGATGCCCGGCCTCGTCAACGCCCACTGTCACGCCGCGATGACGCTCCTGCGGGGGTACGCCGACGACGAACCGCTGGAGACGTGGCTCCGCGACCACGTCTGGCCGGTCGAGGGCGAACTCACGCCCGGGGACATCCGCGTCGGCACCGAACTCGGCCTCGTGGAGATGATCCGCTCGGGCGTCACCGCCTTCGCGGATATGTACTTCGCCGTCGACGAGGTCGCCGCCGCCGTCGAACAAGCGGGCATCCGCGCCCGCCTCGGCCACGGCGTCGTCACCGTCGGGAAAGACGACGAGGCCGCCAGCGCCGACCTCGACGAGTCGTTCGACGTGGCCGAGCGTCTCGACGGCGCGGCCGACGGCCGCATCAGGACGGCCGTAATGCCGCACTCGCTGACGACCGTGGGTGACGACCTCCTGCGCGAGACGGCCGACCGCGCCGCCGACGCGGAGATTCCGATCCACTTCCACCTCAACGAGACGGAGGACGAAGTGACGCCCATCGTCGAGGACCACGGCGTTCGCCCGAGCGAACACGCCGACGATCTCGGTCTCCTCTCGGACACCGCCTTCGTCGCGCACGGCGTCCACACCGACGAGACGGAGATCGAACTCCTCGCCGACCGCGGCACCGCGGTCGTTCACTGCCCGGCGTCGAACATGAAACTCGCCTCGGGGATGGCACCCGTCCAAGCGATGCTCGACGCGGGCGTGCCCGTCGCACTCGGGACCGACGGCGCGGCCTCGAACAACGACCTCGATATCTTCGACGAGATGCGCGACGCCGCGATGATCGGCAAACTCGCAGCCGACGACGCATCGGCAGTCTCTGCCGAGACCGCGGTGCGGATGGCGACCGAGGGCGGCGCACAAGCGCTCGGCTTCGACGCCGGTCGCATCGAGGCGGGCGCGGCCGCCGACCTCGCTATCATCGACCTCGACGCACCACATCTGACGCCCGAACACGACCTCGTCTCGCACCTCGCGTACGCCGTCCGCGGGAGCGACGTGCGCCACACCGTCTGTGACGGACAGGTGGTAATGCGCGACCGCGACGTACTCGGGTTCGACGAGGAAGCGGTCCGCGAACGGGCGCAGGAACACGCCGAAGCAGTCGTCGGCCGCGCCGAGGACTGA